The sequence CACAACTGGTTATCAACTTCCCATCTTGCGAGTCTATCCGCCTCAGAAGATTTGTATTCAGCGATATTCAAATATGGCGATaccgatatttgaatatcatcaCCATCGAGAATCTATTggaatatataaatgtaaaaCAGGATTCTGAAgacttgaaatatatttgaagtgTCTGTGTTGTCACGATATTCGGCTTTTTTCAAAGAATCGACTAAACTTGCAAAAAACTAAGATAATTTCAGCCTTCGGCAATTATCGGCAATAGGCACCTAAAGAACGCCTTTTCCTAAATGTTCACGGAACTACAAAAAAAGGACACCGTCCATTCCAAGACAACAAaggcaaaaaataaaaaatatacaaataaacggaatattttatcaagacAGAATATAATAGACCTTATTCACTGATATCATGAGTACTATTCACATGCGTCATATTGGCCGTCAACTGCGACTTCTATACTTCAGATAGTTGCTTGCGCTTGGCAGCCAGTATGACGCGATGTGACTTCAGACGAACAGggtttattatatatatgcgACACATAAACATATCATAAACATATATAGGTCAATATCAGCGCAGCGTCAACGTGTACATTGCCCATTACTGTTATATTGATCAACACTGAATCATATATATCAAACATGTCTGAGTATAAGATACGAAAAGCGGTAAAAGAGGACTGCAAATGTATCCTCGGTTACATTAAGGTAAGGAAACGATAACCTTCGACAAGAGATTCAGATAAGGTACTTGCACCTTAGTGATTGAACGCGTCAATTCTGTCGTatgattcaattttcattcaatgATTATACGTTCCGTTTGTTATGTGTTGGATTATTTGCAGGAATTagcagaatttgaaaaaatgttggACGATGTGAAGATATCGTCTGAAGGTATGtttttatgatatattataCAATATCACATTTTTGTTTCTCGCttgatagatatatagacCTTTAAATGCATGAAAAACGGTATTCATAGCACTTGACGTGCATCAGCCCAGCTATACATGCAGAttcgtttatatttcaattcagatTTAGAGCGAGATGGATTCGGTGATAAACCGCTTTACCAATGCCTAGTGGCGGAGGAAAATACAGGTAAAATACAACATCTAATGAACTATagagtggaacctcgttacaacgaacttcaccggaccagaaaatatgttcgttagaAACGATAGTTCGTTAAAATCAGTGTGAAATTGATTACATTTTCTTACTTGAGATGAAATTTTATaattgttatatccgatgaatcgttgtattcGAGTTCTTTATAATGGGGTTTCACCGCAAATACTAACATTGAATATACACACAGTTCTACGTGTACTAATTTTTTGATAACCGTATGGTAATTAATTGTAGGCAATAAAGTAGTGGCTTACTGCTTTTACTATCCCATGTATTCGACATTTGCGGGACGGTCGATTTACTTAGAAGATTTATACGTAACGCCCGAGCATAGGGGGTTTCGTTTAGCTTCTAGTCTAATCCGTCATTTGAGCAAGGTAAGAATTAAGCCATTTGACGCTGGTTCCAAGATCGTTGACTCTATCTAACCTGACTCTAACCTAACCAAAAGACCAACCAATCCTTGTAGATCGAGCTGGAAAAAGGGTGCGCAAAAATCAGATTCGCCGTACTGGAATGGAATGAAAGAGCGtatgaaatttacaaatatctGGAAGCGGATGATCTCACGGAAGCGGAACGATGGCGTTTCATGACGTGGAATCAGGAGGCAGTCAAAAAATTGGCGTCTGTCGAACTTCCTCCAAATATACACGTCGACATGCAATAATCTACGCctttattaaaacatataagggatatttcgggtggttactaccacccttcttcagtctaaaaatgatttttagactgaagaagggtggtagtaaccacccgaaatagcccttatatgttttaataaacattttatcatctaattcttttattgtgggattttactcgtatcgttttatcacggatattgtgataTACCATTGATTAATCTACGTCTATTGTGATTAATATTTT is a genomic window of Tubulanus polymorphus chromosome 5, tnTubPoly1.2, whole genome shotgun sequence containing:
- the LOC141906018 gene encoding thialysine N-epsilon-acetyltransferase-like, producing the protein MSEYKIRKAVKEDCKCILGYIKELAEFEKMLDDVKISSEDLERDGFGDKPLYQCLVAEENTGNKVVAYCFYYPMYSTFAGRSIYLEDLYVTPEHRGFRLASSLIRHLSKIELEKGCAKIRFAVLEWNERAYEIYKYLEADDLTEAERWRFMTWNQEAVKKLASVELPPNIHVDMQ